One Streptomyces sp. L2 genomic window carries:
- the efeU gene encoding iron uptake transporter permease EfeU: MFSNYLIGLREGLEASLVVCILIAYLVKTGRRDALKPIWLGIGAAVLIAMGFGCALEFGSQEMTFEAQEALGGSLSIVAVGLVTWMVFWMRRTARHLKSELHGKLDAALALGTGALVATAFLAVGREGLETALFVWASVHAASDGTPRPLIGVALGLATAVLLGWLFYRGALKINLAKFFTWTGGMLVVVAAGVLAYGFHDLQEANWIPGINHLAFDISDTIPPDSWYGTLLKGVFNFQPDPTVVQLTLWAVYLVPTLGVFLLTPEFRARLRGGGPGKQAAPVADGVPASE; the protein is encoded by the coding sequence GTGTTCTCCAACTACCTGATCGGTCTGCGCGAGGGCCTGGAGGCGTCCCTCGTCGTCTGCATCCTCATCGCCTATCTGGTCAAGACCGGCCGCCGGGACGCCCTGAAGCCGATCTGGCTGGGCATCGGCGCCGCCGTCCTCATCGCGATGGGCTTCGGCTGCGCGCTGGAGTTCGGCTCGCAGGAGATGACGTTCGAGGCGCAGGAGGCGCTCGGCGGCTCGCTGTCCATCGTCGCCGTCGGCCTGGTGACCTGGATGGTGTTCTGGATGCGGCGCACCGCCCGGCACCTGAAGTCCGAGCTGCACGGCAAGCTGGACGCGGCCCTCGCGCTGGGTACCGGCGCCCTCGTCGCCACCGCGTTCCTGGCCGTCGGCCGGGAGGGCCTGGAGACCGCGCTGTTCGTGTGGGCCTCGGTGCACGCGGCGAGCGACGGCACCCCGCGCCCGCTGATCGGCGTCGCGCTGGGCCTGGCCACGGCGGTGCTGCTCGGCTGGCTGTTCTACCGGGGCGCCCTGAAGATCAACCTGGCGAAGTTCTTCACCTGGACCGGTGGCATGCTGGTCGTGGTCGCGGCGGGCGTGCTGGCGTACGGCTTCCACGACCTCCAGGAGGCCAACTGGATCCCGGGCATCAACCACCTGGCGTTCGACATCAGCGACACGATCCCGCCGGACAGCTGGTACGGCACCCTGCTGAAGGGCGTCTTCAACTTCCAGCCGGACCCGACGGTCGTACAGCTGACGCTGTGGGCGGTGTACCTGGTGCCGACCCTGGGCGTCTTCCTCCTCACCCCGGAGTTCCGCGCGCGCCTGCGCGGCGGCGGCCCGGGCAAGCAGGCCGCCCCCGTCGCGGACGGGGTCCCGGCGTCGGAGTGA
- a CDS encoding serine hydrolase domain-containing protein: MPSLEGDGRAGGRAELSAPRLRVDTPDRAGLDAGRLGHLVAEVHGLTTGDRPWAAGAVVLAGRGPVTAVAEAAGWAVRYASYDPHTGTGVELPPAARVPMTVGTPFDLASLTKLFTSAAAVQQIERGTLGIDARVGAYLPEFTAAAEHGVTVRQLLTHTSGLRPELPLYDCPDDTARLDLLRAEAPTTPPGTYVYSDLNMLLLQLVLERITGRTLDVLVRDGITRPLGMTATRFGPCPGAAATEDQRRPWAKADRGMLRGVVHDENAWALGGVAGHAGLFSTARDLAVFCRTLLAGGAYGPARILGPDYVDLLLTPPGLGFAVDQPWFMGELAGRGAAGHTGFTGTSLVLDRATDTFLVLLANTVHPRRRPPDSTPRSTTATHLARAVHNTSPACDPGRDGEPPGEREGPLPEGREGPTGQG, encoded by the coding sequence GTGCCGTCCCTGGAGGGAGACGGCCGCGCCGGAGGGAGAGCGGAACTGAGCGCACCGAGACTGCGCGTCGACACCCCGGACCGGGCCGGACTCGACGCCGGCCGACTCGGGCACCTGGTCGCCGAGGTGCACGGCCTCACCACGGGGGACCGCCCCTGGGCGGCCGGCGCCGTGGTGCTGGCCGGGCGCGGCCCCGTCACCGCGGTCGCCGAGGCCGCCGGCTGGGCCGTGCGGTACGCCTCCTACGACCCGCACACCGGCACCGGCGTCGAACTGCCGCCCGCCGCCCGGGTCCCGATGACCGTCGGCACGCCCTTCGACCTGGCCTCGCTCACCAAGCTGTTCACGTCCGCCGCCGCCGTGCAGCAGATCGAACGCGGCACCCTCGGCATCGACGCCCGCGTGGGCGCCTACCTGCCCGAGTTCACCGCCGCCGCGGAACACGGCGTCACCGTACGGCAGCTGCTCACCCACACCTCCGGTCTGCGCCCCGAACTCCCGCTGTACGACTGCCCGGACGACACCGCCCGCCTGGACCTGCTCCGCGCCGAGGCACCCACCACCCCACCCGGCACCTACGTCTACTCCGACCTGAACATGCTCCTGCTGCAGCTCGTGCTGGAGCGGATCACCGGCCGGACCCTCGACGTCCTCGTCCGGGACGGCATCACCCGCCCGCTCGGCATGACCGCGACCCGCTTCGGCCCCTGCCCGGGGGCCGCCGCCACCGAGGACCAGCGACGGCCCTGGGCCAAGGCGGACCGGGGCATGCTGCGGGGCGTGGTGCACGACGAGAACGCCTGGGCGCTCGGCGGGGTCGCCGGCCACGCCGGGCTCTTCTCCACGGCCCGCGACCTCGCCGTGTTCTGCCGCACCCTGCTCGCCGGCGGCGCCTACGGCCCCGCGCGCATCCTCGGCCCCGACTACGTCGACCTCCTGCTGACCCCGCCCGGCCTGGGCTTCGCCGTCGACCAGCCCTGGTTCATGGGCGAACTCGCGGGCCGGGGAGCGGCCGGCCACACCGGGTTCACCGGCACCTCCCTGGTCCTGGACCGCGCCACCGACACGTTCCTGGTCCTCCTGGCCAACACGGTCCACCCCCGCCGCCGCCCACCCGACAGCACCCCCCGGTCCACCACCGCGACCCACCTGGCCCGCGCGGTCCACAACACCTCCCCGGCTTGCGACCCGGGCCGGGACGGGGAGCCGCCGGGGGAGCGGGAGGGGCCGCTGCCGGAGGGGCGGGAGGGGCCGACGGGCCAAGGATGA
- the npdG gene encoding NADPH-dependent F420 reductase encodes MTSTTSSETGGAAQKAPAKDPWDLPDVSGLVVGVLGGTGPQGKGLAYRLAKAGQKVIIGSRAAERAQAAAEELGHGVEGADNAETARRSDIVIVAVPWDGHGETLASLRADLAGKLVVDCVNPLGFDKKGAYALKPEEGSAAEQAAALLPDSRVAAAFHHLSAVLLQDPDIDEIDTDVMVLGEERADVEIVQALAGRIAGMRGVFAGRLRNAHQVESLVANLISVNRRYKAHAGLRVTDV; translated from the coding sequence ATGACCTCAACGACCTCCAGCGAGACCGGCGGCGCGGCGCAGAAGGCCCCCGCCAAGGACCCCTGGGACCTGCCCGACGTCTCCGGCCTCGTCGTCGGCGTGCTCGGCGGCACCGGACCGCAGGGCAAGGGCCTCGCCTACCGCCTCGCCAAGGCCGGCCAGAAGGTGATCATCGGCTCCCGTGCCGCCGAGCGCGCGCAGGCCGCCGCCGAGGAACTCGGTCACGGTGTCGAGGGCGCCGACAACGCCGAGACCGCGCGCCGCAGCGACATCGTGATCGTCGCCGTACCGTGGGACGGCCACGGCGAGACCCTGGCCTCGCTGCGCGCGGACCTGGCCGGCAAGCTCGTCGTGGACTGCGTCAATCCGCTCGGCTTCGACAAGAAGGGGGCGTACGCCCTCAAGCCCGAGGAGGGCAGCGCCGCCGAGCAGGCCGCCGCCCTGCTGCCGGACAGCCGGGTCGCCGCCGCCTTCCACCACCTCTCCGCCGTCCTGCTCCAGGACCCGGACATCGACGAGATCGACACCGACGTGATGGTGCTGGGCGAGGAGCGGGCGGACGTGGAGATCGTGCAGGCGCTGGCCGGCCGCATCGCCGGCATGCGCGGCGTCTTCGCGGGCCGGCTGCGCAACGCCCACCAGGTCGAGTCGCTGGTCGCGAACCTGATCTCCGTCAACCGCCGGTACAAGGCGCACGCCGGGCTCCGCGTCACCGACGTGTGA
- a CDS encoding MFS transporter, producing the protein MTLLPDLAPWKASLDFRRLWLSGLISNFGSFLTFVALPVQLKDLTGSAAAVGAIGAVELLPLILCGLYGGALADAFDKRRLIVWTEAGQGLLSVALLGNALLPHPAVWPLYLVAALSSAMGAVQRPALDSLWPRIVAHDDMAAAASLNSFRWTVGGVAGPALAGVVVAYAGLGWAYATDLLTFAVSLAFMVRIAPSPASHEAAKPSLQAIAEGARYAWSRKDLLGTYAVDLAAMFLAMPLAVLPFLADDLDAPWSLGLMYAALPAGALLVSLTSGWTSRVHRHGRMVALAATGFGVAVAGAGLCRNVWLVLLLLAASGAFDMVSGVFRSAMWNQTIPDELRGRLAGIELLSYSVGPQLGQVRAGGVAAWAGVRASVWSGGLACAGAIGLLALCLPGLMRYDARTDEHAIRMRERRAAATPPAPKDVAEPITG; encoded by the coding sequence GTGACCCTGCTGCCCGACCTCGCCCCCTGGAAAGCCTCGCTCGACTTCCGCAGACTCTGGCTCTCCGGCCTGATCAGCAACTTCGGCAGCTTCCTGACCTTCGTCGCCCTCCCCGTCCAGCTGAAGGACCTCACCGGCTCGGCGGCAGCCGTCGGCGCGATCGGCGCCGTAGAACTGCTCCCCCTGATCCTCTGCGGCCTGTACGGCGGCGCCCTCGCCGACGCCTTCGACAAGCGCCGCCTGATCGTGTGGACCGAGGCCGGCCAGGGCCTGCTCAGCGTGGCCCTGCTGGGCAACGCCCTGCTCCCGCACCCCGCTGTCTGGCCGCTGTACCTCGTGGCCGCGCTGTCCTCCGCGATGGGCGCCGTACAGCGCCCCGCCCTGGACTCCCTGTGGCCCCGCATCGTCGCCCACGACGACATGGCCGCCGCGGCCTCCCTGAACTCTTTCCGGTGGACCGTCGGCGGAGTCGCCGGCCCGGCCCTCGCCGGTGTGGTCGTCGCGTACGCGGGCCTCGGCTGGGCCTACGCCACCGACCTGCTGACCTTCGCCGTCTCGCTGGCGTTCATGGTGCGCATCGCCCCCTCCCCCGCCTCCCACGAGGCGGCGAAGCCCTCGCTGCAGGCCATCGCGGAGGGCGCCCGCTACGCCTGGAGCCGCAAGGACCTCCTCGGCACGTACGCCGTCGACCTCGCGGCGATGTTCCTCGCCATGCCGCTCGCGGTGCTGCCGTTCCTCGCGGACGACCTGGACGCCCCCTGGTCCCTGGGCCTGATGTACGCGGCCCTCCCGGCCGGCGCGCTGCTGGTGAGCCTGACCAGCGGCTGGACCTCGCGCGTCCACCGGCACGGCCGGATGGTCGCCCTCGCGGCCACTGGCTTCGGCGTCGCGGTCGCGGGGGCCGGACTCTGCCGGAACGTCTGGCTGGTACTGCTGCTCCTGGCGGCGAGCGGCGCCTTCGACATGGTCAGCGGGGTCTTCCGGTCCGCGATGTGGAACCAGACGATCCCGGACGAGCTGCGCGGCCGCCTCGCCGGGATCGAACTGTTGTCCTACTCGGTGGGCCCGCAGCTGGGCCAGGTCCGCGCGGGCGGCGTGGCCGCCTGGGCGGGCGTACGGGCCTCCGTCTGGTCCGGCGGCCTGGCCTGCGCGGGCGCGATCGGCCTGCTGGCGCTGTGCCTGCCGGGCCTGATGAGGTACGACGCCAGGACGGACGAGCACGCGATCCGCATGCGAGAGCGCCGAGCGGCCGCCACGCCACCCGCCCCCAAGGACGTCGCCGAGCCGATCACCGGCTGA
- a CDS encoding bifunctional DNA primase/polymerase — protein MSATFGGRSGRQGKLSQWLFGRRPKEAAGDDGREALLLAAAAAGLPLAPAAHPGSGYGCSCDRVGCPTPARHPVSFAWQTQSTTDRSQIERWARHQPQANFITATGMTHDVLDVPLEAGREALERLLEAGVEVGPVAESDDGRLLFFTLTRGTPEDEDEWWPCELDCHPETMDEHPGLRWHCRGSYVLVPPARLPGDDGRAVRWVRGVEFALPDPLSLLEVLTDACARCGDHAGEAWPLRH, from the coding sequence ATGAGCGCGACGTTCGGCGGTCGGAGTGGTCGGCAGGGCAAACTCTCCCAGTGGCTGTTCGGACGCCGCCCCAAGGAGGCAGCCGGCGACGACGGCCGTGAGGCCCTCCTGCTCGCCGCCGCCGCGGCGGGACTGCCCCTCGCGCCCGCCGCGCACCCCGGATCCGGCTACGGCTGCTCCTGCGACCGCGTCGGCTGCCCCACCCCCGCCCGGCACCCGGTGTCGTTCGCCTGGCAGACCCAGTCGACCACCGACCGCTCCCAGATCGAACGCTGGGCCCGGCACCAGCCGCAGGCCAACTTCATCACCGCGACCGGAATGACGCACGACGTCCTGGACGTACCCCTGGAGGCCGGCCGGGAGGCGCTGGAGCGGCTGCTGGAGGCCGGCGTCGAGGTCGGACCGGTCGCCGAGAGCGACGACGGCCGCCTGCTGTTCTTCACCCTCACCCGGGGCACCCCCGAGGACGAGGACGAGTGGTGGCCCTGCGAGCTGGACTGCCACCCCGAGACGATGGACGAGCACCCGGGGCTGCGGTGGCACTGCCGGGGGTCGTACGTGCTGGTGCCGCCCGCGCGGCTGCCCGGCGACGACGGGCGGGCCGTGCGGTGGGTGCGGGGGGTGGAGTTCGCGCTGCCGGATCCGCTGAGTCTGCTGGAAGTTCTCACGGACGCGTGTGCGCGATGCGGTGACCATGCTGGTGAGGCTTGGCCGTTGCGCCATTGA
- a CDS encoding small ribosomal subunit Rsm22 family protein yields MRRALSALLDGLPPRQATGAVERLIANYRGATPTDAPILRDRADVAAYAAYRMPATFEAVRSALEAFAEAVPGWAPGSHVDVGGGTGAATWAVTATWDGVRPVTVLDWAEPALALGRELAAANPALAGAHWQRARIGAALTLGGTDLVTVSYVLNELADTDRAALVDAAAAAARSVVIVEAGTPAGYARVIEARDRLVRAGFRIAAPCPHSAACPIAPGADWCHFSARVSRSSLHRQVKGGSLPYEDEKFSYVAATRLPAAPAPARVVRRPQIRKGQVLLDLCEPDGRLGRTTVTKRHGDLYRSARDTAWGDPWPPADRPTDPPAQV; encoded by the coding sequence CTGCGCAGGGCGCTGTCCGCGCTGCTCGACGGGCTGCCGCCCCGGCAGGCCACGGGTGCGGTGGAGCGGCTGATCGCAAACTACCGGGGCGCGACCCCGACCGACGCCCCGATCCTGCGGGACCGCGCCGACGTCGCCGCGTACGCCGCCTACCGGATGCCGGCCACCTTCGAGGCGGTGCGCTCCGCGCTGGAGGCGTTCGCAGAGGCCGTGCCCGGCTGGGCGCCCGGCAGCCACGTGGACGTCGGCGGCGGCACCGGCGCGGCGACCTGGGCCGTCACCGCCACCTGGGACGGCGTCCGGCCGGTCACCGTGCTCGACTGGGCGGAGCCCGCCCTTGCCCTCGGCCGGGAGCTCGCCGCCGCCAACCCGGCCCTCGCCGGCGCCCACTGGCAGCGCGCCCGGATCGGAGCGGCCCTCACCCTCGGCGGCACCGACCTAGTCACGGTGTCGTACGTCCTCAACGAGCTCGCCGACACCGACCGCGCCGCCCTCGTCGACGCCGCCGCGGCCGCCGCGCGGTCGGTCGTGATCGTCGAGGCCGGCACGCCCGCCGGATACGCGCGCGTCATCGAGGCCCGCGACCGGCTGGTCCGCGCCGGGTTCCGGATCGCCGCGCCCTGCCCGCACAGCGCCGCCTGCCCCATCGCCCCCGGCGCGGACTGGTGCCACTTCTCCGCCCGGGTCAGCCGCTCCTCCCTGCACCGCCAGGTCAAGGGCGGCTCACTGCCGTACGAGGACGAGAAGTTCAGCTACGTCGCCGCGACCCGCCTGCCCGCCGCCCCGGCCCCCGCCCGCGTGGTCCGGCGCCCGCAGATCCGCAAGGGCCAGGTGCTCCTCGACCTGTGCGAGCCCGACGGACGGCTCGGCCGTACGACCGTCACCAAGCGGCACGGCGACCTCTACCGGTCGGCCCGCGACACCGCCTGGGGCGACCCCTGGCCACCCGCGGACCGGCCGACTGACCCCCCGGCCCAGGTGTGA
- the efeO gene encoding iron uptake system protein EfeO, with the protein MRAVRLTVTAATAVAALTALSACTAKSDAKDGEAIKVTAADSTCDTSAKSVPAGQVTLKIQNTGSKATEVEILFPDDRIVSEKENIGPGTKYTLTAEVKAGSYEIACRPGMKGHGVRQKLTVTGGHATAKRDPALDKAVAAYREYAQEQADATIPKVETFAKAVEAGDLEAAKKAYAPSRVGWERTEPIAESFGDIDPKTDTRADGLEKGQKWTGWHALEKALWQDKKIGPAQKTLAAQLVTDLKDWQQRVGKAEITPTSMANGAKELLDEVATGKVTGEEDRYSHTDLSDFKANVEGAQKAYELLKPVAAKNDPALTKELDKQFSALNTQLDTYRTGKSSDEFVSYDKVTEAQRKQLSDAVNALAEPLSKLAAAVVK; encoded by the coding sequence ATGCGAGCCGTCCGACTGACCGTCACCGCCGCCACCGCCGTGGCGGCCCTGACCGCCCTCTCGGCCTGCACCGCGAAGAGCGACGCCAAGGACGGCGAAGCCATCAAGGTCACGGCCGCCGACTCGACGTGCGACACCTCCGCGAAGTCCGTGCCGGCCGGCCAGGTCACCCTGAAGATCCAGAACACGGGCTCGAAGGCGACCGAGGTCGAGATCCTCTTCCCGGACGACCGGATCGTCTCCGAGAAGGAGAACATCGGCCCCGGCACCAAGTACACGCTGACCGCCGAGGTGAAGGCGGGGTCGTACGAGATCGCCTGCCGGCCCGGCATGAAGGGCCACGGCGTCCGCCAGAAGCTCACCGTCACCGGCGGCCACGCGACCGCGAAGCGGGACCCCGCGCTGGACAAGGCCGTCGCCGCCTACCGCGAGTACGCGCAGGAGCAGGCCGACGCGACGATCCCGAAGGTGGAGACCTTCGCCAAGGCCGTCGAGGCCGGCGACCTGGAAGCCGCCAAGAAGGCGTACGCCCCCTCCCGCGTCGGCTGGGAGCGCACCGAGCCGATCGCCGAGTCCTTCGGGGACATCGACCCCAAGACCGACACCCGCGCCGACGGCCTGGAGAAGGGCCAGAAGTGGACGGGCTGGCACGCGCTGGAGAAGGCGCTGTGGCAGGACAAGAAGATCGGCCCGGCGCAGAAGACGCTCGCGGCCCAGCTCGTCACCGACCTCAAGGACTGGCAGCAGCGGGTCGGCAAGGCCGAGATCACCCCCACCTCCATGGCCAACGGCGCCAAGGAGCTGCTGGACGAGGTCGCCACCGGCAAGGTCACCGGTGAGGAGGACCGCTACTCGCACACCGACCTGAGCGACTTCAAGGCCAACGTCGAGGGCGCGCAGAAGGCGTACGAGCTGCTGAAGCCCGTCGCGGCCAAGAACGACCCGGCGCTGACCAAGGAGCTGGACAAGCAGTTCAGCGCCCTGAACACCCAGCTGGACACCTACCGCACGGGCAAGTCCTCCGACGAGTTCGTCTCCTACGACAAGGTCACTGAGGCACAGCGCAAGCAGCTCTCCGACGCGGTGAACGCGCTCGCCGAGCCGCTGTCCAAGCTCGCCGCAGCGGTCGTGAAGTAA
- a CDS encoding PhzF family phenazine biosynthesis protein, producing the protein MTDYDVLRVFCGPDGGYGNELGVVREGSHLPERGDRQELAAKLGFSETVFVDDPERGVIDIYTPTLRLPFAGHPCVGTAWLLDVPELVTPAGVVGTRLDGEFTWIEARAEWAPPRTLRQYGTAAEVDLLPVPPPGDWLYAWAWEDESAGRIRARAFPGRDDGITEDEATGAAALLLTDQLGRALNITQGKGSQILTAPQPHGWVEVGGRVILER; encoded by the coding sequence GTGACTGACTACGACGTACTCCGCGTCTTCTGCGGCCCCGACGGCGGCTACGGCAACGAACTCGGCGTCGTCCGCGAGGGCTCCCACCTCCCCGAGCGGGGCGACCGGCAGGAACTCGCCGCCAAACTCGGCTTCAGCGAGACCGTGTTCGTGGACGACCCCGAGCGCGGCGTCATCGACATCTACACCCCCACCCTGCGCCTGCCGTTCGCCGGTCACCCCTGCGTCGGCACGGCCTGGCTCCTCGACGTCCCCGAACTGGTCACCCCCGCCGGCGTGGTCGGCACCCGCCTGGACGGCGAGTTCACCTGGATCGAGGCCCGCGCGGAGTGGGCCCCACCCCGCACCCTGCGCCAGTACGGCACGGCAGCCGAGGTCGACTTGCTCCCCGTCCCCCCGCCCGGCGACTGGCTCTACGCCTGGGCCTGGGAGGACGAGTCCGCCGGCCGCATCCGCGCCCGCGCCTTCCCCGGCCGCGACGACGGCATCACCGAGGACGAGGCCACCGGCGCCGCCGCCCTCCTCCTCACCGACCAACTCGGCCGCGCCCTCAACATCACCCAGGGCAAGGGCTCCCAGATCCTCACGGCACCCCAGCCGCACGGGTGGGTGGAGGTCGGGGGGCGGGTGATCCTGGAACGCTGA
- the map gene encoding type I methionyl aminopeptidase translates to MSGQSLLVPGELSPTRSVPGNIRRPEYVGKPAPAPYTGPEVQTPQTVEAMRIAGRIAAQAMEEAAKLIAPGVTTDQLDKVAHEFMCDHGAYPSTLGYRGFPKSLCTSVNEVICHGIPDSTVLRDGDIVNLDVTAYIGGVHGDNNATYLVGDVDEESRLLVERTRESLNRAIKAVRPGRQINIIGRVIESYAKRFGYGVVRDFTGHGISSAFHSGLIIPHYDSPHATTVMQPGMTFTIEPMLTLGTHEYDMWDDGWTVVTKDRKRTAQFEHTLVVTATGADILTLP, encoded by the coding sequence ATGTCTGGCCAGTCGCTGCTCGTACCAGGGGAGCTTTCTCCCACCCGTTCGGTCCCGGGAAACATCCGCCGCCCCGAGTACGTGGGCAAGCCCGCGCCGGCGCCGTACACCGGACCGGAGGTGCAGACCCCTCAGACCGTGGAGGCGATGCGGATCGCAGGGCGGATCGCCGCGCAGGCGATGGAGGAGGCGGCGAAGCTCATCGCCCCCGGCGTCACCACCGACCAACTGGACAAGGTCGCCCACGAGTTTATGTGCGACCACGGCGCCTACCCCTCCACCCTCGGCTACCGCGGCTTCCCCAAGTCGCTGTGCACCAGCGTCAACGAGGTCATCTGCCACGGCATCCCGGACTCGACGGTCCTGCGTGACGGCGACATCGTCAACCTGGACGTGACGGCGTACATCGGCGGGGTGCACGGCGACAACAACGCGACCTATCTCGTCGGCGACGTGGACGAGGAGTCGCGGCTGCTGGTGGAGCGGACCCGCGAGTCCCTCAACCGGGCGATCAAGGCGGTCCGGCCGGGCCGGCAGATCAACATCATCGGCCGGGTCATCGAGTCGTACGCCAAGCGCTTCGGCTACGGCGTCGTACGCGACTTCACCGGCCACGGCATCAGCTCCGCGTTCCACTCCGGCCTGATCATCCCGCACTACGACAGCCCCCACGCGACGACGGTCATGCAGCCCGGCATGACCTTCACCATCGAGCCCATGCTGACCCTCGGCACCCACGAGTACGACATGTGGGACGACGGCTGGACGGTCGTCACCAAGGACCGCAAACGCACAGCCCAGTTCGAACACACCCTGGTCGTCACGGCCACCGGCGCGGACATCCTCACCCTGCCCTGA
- a CDS encoding DUF3592 domain-containing protein, whose translation MWEPGGPVDLAGIFFVFLGTCGLLIQAQSFVDYRRLRRLERHGIEGEATIVRTAPGRGLLLRCFFAVKLPGDEAGGEFCEVLLEPMGSPGDVVAAIYDPSRPERAKTGTRGDIEYKGERLAVYLLGGGGGTLFVAGLAMIFTVRGW comes from the coding sequence ATGTGGGAGCCAGGCGGCCCGGTCGATCTCGCGGGCATATTTTTCGTGTTTCTGGGCACCTGCGGTCTGCTCATCCAGGCGCAGAGCTTTGTGGACTACCGACGCTTGCGCAGGCTGGAGCGGCACGGGATCGAGGGTGAGGCGACCATCGTCCGTACGGCGCCCGGACGCGGGCTGCTGCTTCGGTGCTTCTTCGCGGTGAAGCTGCCGGGGGACGAAGCCGGCGGCGAGTTCTGCGAAGTACTCCTGGAGCCGATGGGTTCGCCGGGCGACGTGGTTGCGGCCATCTACGATCCCAGCCGGCCCGAGCGTGCCAAGACCGGAACTCGCGGGGACATCGAGTACAAGGGCGAGCGCCTTGCCGTGTACCTCCTGGGCGGCGGCGGAGGGACGCTGTTCGTCGCCGGGCTCGCCATGATCTTCACGGTGCGCGGCTGGTAG
- the efeB gene encoding iron uptake transporter deferrochelatase/peroxidase subunit, which translates to MTETQDTQDTQATGNGGPSRRALIGWGGAGLALGAAVAGGAVAAADAGGDADPAGADMGAAVDFHGAHQAGIATAVQDRLHFAAFDVKTDDRDAFVRMLKEWTAAAHRMTGGKTVGDGAYGGLPEAPPDDTGEALGLKPSRLTLTIGFGPSLFEKFGLHGKRPEALVDLPRFAGDNLDKSRSGGDLCVQACADDPQVAVHAIRNLARIGFGTVAIRWSQLGFGKTSSTTPNAQTPRNLLGFKDGTRNIAGTETDRLKKYVWVGDGDGPDWMTGGSYLVARRIRMNIETWDRTSLQEQEDVFGRDKREGAPVGKAHEHDKPFLKAMKPDAHVRLAHPDSNHGITILRRGYSFTDGTDGLGRLDAGLFFLAYQRDPREGFIPLQRKLSAHDALNEYIQHVGSAVFAIPPGVRDSGDWWGRTLFTEEA; encoded by the coding sequence ATGACCGAGACGCAGGACACTCAGGACACGCAAGCGACCGGGAACGGCGGTCCCTCGCGCCGCGCGCTGATCGGCTGGGGCGGTGCCGGGCTCGCGCTCGGTGCCGCCGTGGCCGGCGGCGCGGTGGCCGCGGCGGACGCGGGCGGCGACGCGGACCCGGCCGGCGCCGACATGGGCGCGGCGGTGGACTTCCACGGCGCCCACCAGGCCGGCATCGCCACCGCGGTGCAGGACCGGCTGCACTTCGCCGCGTTCGACGTGAAGACCGACGACCGCGACGCGTTCGTCCGCATGCTGAAGGAGTGGACGGCCGCCGCCCACCGGATGACCGGCGGCAAGACGGTCGGCGACGGCGCGTACGGCGGGCTGCCCGAGGCGCCGCCGGACGACACCGGTGAGGCGCTGGGCCTCAAGCCGTCCCGGCTGACGCTGACCATCGGCTTCGGTCCGTCGCTGTTCGAGAAGTTCGGGCTGCACGGCAAGCGGCCCGAGGCGCTCGTCGACCTGCCCCGGTTCGCCGGGGACAACCTGGACAAGTCCCGCAGCGGCGGGGACCTGTGCGTCCAGGCCTGCGCGGACGACCCGCAGGTCGCGGTGCACGCCATCCGGAACCTGGCCCGCATCGGCTTCGGCACGGTCGCCATCCGCTGGTCGCAGCTCGGCTTCGGCAAGACCTCCTCCACCACCCCGAACGCGCAGACCCCGCGCAACCTGCTGGGCTTCAAGGACGGCACCCGCAACATCGCGGGCACCGAGACCGACCGGCTGAAGAAGTACGTGTGGGTCGGAGACGGCGACGGACCCGACTGGATGACCGGCGGGTCGTACCTGGTCGCCCGGCGGATCCGGATGAACATCGAGACCTGGGACCGCACCTCGCTCCAGGAGCAGGAGGACGTGTTCGGCCGGGACAAGCGCGAGGGCGCCCCCGTCGGCAAGGCGCACGAGCACGACAAGCCGTTCCTGAAGGCGATGAAGCCCGACGCGCACGTCCGGCTCGCGCACCCCGACTCCAACCACGGGATCACGATCCTGCGCCGGGGCTACTCCTTCACCGACGGCACCGACGGCCTGGGCCGGCTCGACGCCGGCCTGTTCTTCCTGGCCTACCAGCGCGACCCGCGCGAGGGGTTCATCCCGCTGCAGCGCAAGCTGTCCGCGCACGACGCGCTCAACGAGTACATCCAGCACGTGGGTTCGGCGGTCTTCGCGATCCCGCCCGGCGTCCGGGACTCCGGCGACTGGTGGGGCCGCACGCTGTTCACCGAGGAGGCGTAG